Proteins from one Triticum aestivum cultivar Chinese Spring chromosome 7A, IWGSC CS RefSeq v2.1, whole genome shotgun sequence genomic window:
- the LOC123151321 gene encoding protein TIFY 11e encodes MAATGSAQSRRFAAACGVLSRCVKAAEARPVVLPLMPGAEVPAQDERAAGPAPEHSQMTIFYGGQVLVLDEVPADRAAELLRVAAVSGTPRGSCEAADGDLPMARKASLQRFMQKRKGRLAARAVPYSRPDGGAVPYHLTLTL; translated from the coding sequence ATGGCGGCGACAGGGAGCGCTCAGAGCCGACGGTTCGCCGCGGCGTGCGGCGTTCTCAGCCGCTGCGTcaaggcggcggaggcgcggccggTGGTCCTCCCCCTCATGCCCGGAGCGGAAGTGCCCGCGCAAGACGAGCGCGCGGCCGGTCCTGCGCCGGAGCACTCGCAGATGACCATCTTCTACGGCGGGCAGGTGCTGGTGCTGGACGAGGTGCCGGCCGACAGGGCCGCCGAGCTGCTCCGTGTCGCTGCTGTCTCAGGCACACCGCGAGGGAGCTGCGAGGCGGCGGACGGCGACCTGCCCATGGCGAGGAAGGCGTCGCTGCAGCGGTTCATGCAGAAGCGCAAGGGAAGGCTCGCCGCGCGCGCCGTCCCCTACAGCCGCCCCGACGGCGGCGCCGTCCCCTACCATCTCACACTTACGCTCTGA